In a single window of the Flavivirga spongiicola genome:
- a CDS encoding vWA domain-containing protein: MKTHFKTFLFSMALIAFIACNANNKKQDFVYTSIEKKHHDPSKQFIKVALLLDTSNSMDGLIDQAKAQLWDIVNELSYAKCGTNKPNLEIALYEYGNDRLNGNEGYIRQVLAFSNDLDDISKELFSLTTNGGEEYCGQVIQTSLNQLNWGKNPDDLKLIFIAGNEPFTQGKINYKDASINAKEKDITINTIFCGDYNQGISTSWKDGAQLTNGDYMAINQNKSTVHIASPYDDAILILNQKLNKTYVVYGQIGRQKKALQMEQDSNAGNYSKANAVSRTVSKSSHLYKNKTWDLVDAVEDEEVVIEDIKDDALPEELKGKTKAEIKTYVAEKSKERDAIQKKIQELNTKRKEYIAKQKKGVDNGLENAMTKAIKEQAKRKKYSWK; encoded by the coding sequence ATGAAAACACACTTTAAAACATTCTTATTCTCTATGGCATTAATAGCCTTTATAGCTTGCAATGCAAACAACAAAAAACAAGACTTTGTATATACTTCAATAGAAAAAAAGCACCATGACCCTAGCAAACAATTTATTAAAGTCGCTCTTTTATTAGACACTAGTAATAGTATGGATGGTCTTATAGACCAAGCAAAAGCACAACTTTGGGATATTGTAAATGAATTGTCTTATGCTAAATGTGGCACTAATAAGCCTAATTTAGAAATTGCTTTATACGAATACGGTAATGACAGATTAAACGGAAACGAAGGTTATATTAGACAAGTATTAGCCTTTAGCAACGATTTAGATGATATTTCTAAAGAGCTATTCTCTCTAACTACCAATGGTGGTGAAGAATATTGTGGACAAGTCATACAAACCTCATTAAATCAATTAAACTGGGGTAAAAACCCGGACGATTTAAAGCTTATTTTCATTGCTGGTAATGAACCATTTACACAAGGGAAAATAAATTATAAAGATGCGTCAATCAATGCAAAAGAAAAAGACATTACTATAAATACGATTTTTTGTGGTGATTACAATCAAGGTATTTCTACCTCCTGGAAGGATGGTGCTCAATTAACCAATGGTGATTATATGGCTATAAATCAAAATAAATCAACGGTGCATATTGCATCGCCTTATGATGATGCCATTTTAATTTTAAATCAGAAGTTAAACAAAACTTATGTGGTTTATGGACAAATAGGAAGGCAAAAAAAGGCCCTTCAGATGGAACAAGATTCTAATGCAGGAAATTATAGTAAAGCAAATGCAGTAAGCAGAACGGTAAGTAAAAGTTCTCATTTATATAAAAACAAAACATGGGACCTGGTTGATGCAGTTGAAGACGAAGAGGTCGTTATTGAAGATATTAAAGACGATGCCTTACCTGAAGAACTAAAAGGAAAAACTAAAGCCGAAATTAAAACGTATGTTGCTGAGAAAAGCAAAGAACGAGACGCTATCCAAAAAAAGATTCAGGAACTTAATACGAAACGTAAAGAATACATCGCGAAACAGAAAAAAGGAGTTGATAACGGCTTGGAAAATGCCATGACCAAAGCCATAAAAGAACAAGCAAAAAGAAAAAAATATAGTTGGAAATAA
- a CDS encoding SIMPL domain-containing protein, giving the protein MKITKHLIFIILFSTITFAQNGEKNFIDQPYIEVTGQIETEIIPNEIYLNIVLNENDKKGKVSIEKQENQMISTLKSLSIDLEKNFSILGFNGYYQRKFLADDQVTKTKRYELIINNGEILGKVFQALDRIDVSNILIAKTSHTDIEKIRRETKLKALKVAKEKASDYASAINQTLGKALFIKEIQKTINSNYSNGLNTINEVVITAYGRRSKQEKIQDLNLKTIIVSETVLAKFILN; this is encoded by the coding sequence ATGAAAATCACAAAACACCTCATTTTTATCATCCTTTTTTCTACCATCACTTTTGCTCAAAATGGAGAAAAGAATTTTATTGATCAACCTTATATTGAAGTTACTGGACAAATTGAAACCGAAATTATCCCCAATGAGATTTATCTCAATATCGTTCTCAATGAAAATGATAAAAAAGGTAAAGTAAGTATTGAAAAGCAAGAAAATCAAATGATCTCAACCTTAAAATCGCTTTCAATTGATTTGGAGAAAAACTTTTCAATTCTTGGCTTTAATGGCTACTATCAAAGAAAGTTTTTAGCAGACGATCAAGTCACTAAAACAAAACGTTATGAGTTAATTATTAATAACGGTGAAATACTCGGAAAAGTATTTCAAGCTTTAGATAGAATAGATGTTTCAAATATCTTAATTGCTAAAACGAGTCATACAGACATTGAGAAAATTAGAAGAGAAACAAAACTAAAAGCACTAAAAGTCGCCAAAGAAAAAGCCAGCGATTATGCTTCTGCAATTAATCAGACATTAGGAAAAGCTTTATTTATTAAAGAAATACAAAAGACTATAAATAGTAATTACAGCAACGGCCTTAACACAATAAATGAAGTCGTAATTACTGCTTATGGCAGGAGGTCAAAACAGGAAAAAATTCAAGACCTAAATCTTAAAACAATTATAGTTTCTGAAACTGTATTGGCAAAATTCATCTTAAATTAA
- a CDS encoding histidine kinase, giving the protein MQVIVKYIWFLCMILGTTFMFAQVNDEFVNQEPRFIVRGSVIESDTRKPIPNVNIEVNGGAYTTTNYAGDFRIEAKKGDELIIKHKDFETVYYTILSNERITVEVEPNKDEVVYKRKKFSRSNPNQFKSLIDSAETYLKKDAKRSIQFIEQALVEGNSVKEHAETYEVLGDIYMYWKQYDLAVSNYRISDQNVRTNTVKLKLAAAYKQNNNYQESLETYKEINKKELSNWQLVQLYEGIGDVYLLTKTHQLSIDNYEAGLAVARKHLITPKITDLNSKIAQAYNAKGESQKAEGYFNRSMKLASTQNKKRAIEEKIKVADFQSANNNYSSEIELRKQALEDISDFENDSVLDNESALTPQKQNYKIGNAYAQQRDFGNAITFLEESIEEANDKADLVVQKDATRKLYEVYKTTGDYTKSLSAFENYVSVIDELYRKKEQEISQVTRFSKDLVTKQNRILSLESDRALSESKYELTIEQAKRQKLIIYSLIGGVLLLLLGALLMFKYIKQQRLANNLLALKSLRSQMNPHFIFNALNSVNSFIASNDERTANKYLTDFSLLMRAVLENSEEDFIPLEKEIELLELYTKLEHFRFQDKFDYSINIDENIHVQDFVIPPMLLQPYIENAVWHGLRYKKSKGHLEVEVAQTKSDEIKITIIDDGIGRQKSKALKTKHQQKQNSKGMGNIKKRVSILNEMYKDRVDVFVDDFKDEEDAGTKVVVTLKKD; this is encoded by the coding sequence ATGCAAGTAATTGTTAAATACATATGGTTTTTATGCATGATACTTGGTACAACATTTATGTTTGCTCAAGTAAATGATGAGTTTGTAAATCAAGAACCGAGATTTATTGTAAGAGGTTCTGTGATTGAAAGTGATACGCGCAAACCTATTCCAAATGTGAATATTGAAGTTAATGGAGGTGCTTATACGACTACCAATTATGCAGGTGATTTTAGAATTGAAGCAAAAAAAGGAGACGAACTTATTATAAAGCATAAAGATTTTGAAACAGTATATTATACGATTCTTAGTAATGAACGTATTACGGTTGAGGTAGAACCTAATAAAGATGAAGTTGTATATAAGCGAAAAAAGTTTTCTAGATCAAACCCCAACCAATTTAAATCATTAATAGATTCTGCTGAAACGTATTTAAAAAAAGATGCGAAACGCAGTATTCAATTTATTGAACAGGCTCTTGTTGAAGGTAATTCTGTAAAAGAACATGCCGAAACTTATGAGGTCTTAGGTGATATTTATATGTATTGGAAACAATACGATTTAGCTGTTTCTAATTATAGAATTAGTGATCAAAACGTAAGAACCAATACTGTTAAATTAAAATTGGCAGCTGCGTATAAACAGAATAATAACTATCAGGAAAGTTTAGAAACCTATAAAGAAATTAATAAAAAAGAATTATCTAATTGGCAATTAGTTCAACTATACGAAGGTATTGGTGATGTCTATCTTTTAACCAAAACTCACCAGCTTTCAATTGATAATTATGAAGCGGGGTTAGCTGTTGCTCGAAAGCATTTAATAACACCAAAAATAACCGATTTAAATTCAAAAATAGCGCAAGCTTATAACGCAAAAGGAGAGTCTCAAAAAGCAGAAGGGTATTTTAACAGGTCTATGAAGCTTGCAAGTACACAAAATAAAAAACGAGCGATTGAAGAAAAAATTAAGGTTGCGGATTTTCAAAGCGCCAATAATAATTATTCAAGTGAAATAGAATTAAGAAAACAGGCCCTAGAGGATATAAGTGATTTTGAGAATGATTCTGTTTTAGATAACGAAAGCGCTTTAACACCCCAAAAACAAAACTATAAAATTGGTAATGCCTATGCGCAACAACGTGATTTTGGAAATGCCATTACATTTTTAGAAGAAAGCATTGAAGAAGCTAATGATAAAGCCGATTTGGTAGTTCAAAAAGATGCTACCAGAAAATTATATGAAGTTTATAAAACAACCGGGGACTATACAAAATCCCTTTCTGCATTTGAAAATTATGTGAGTGTTATAGATGAACTCTATCGTAAAAAAGAACAGGAGATATCTCAAGTTACAAGATTTAGTAAAGATTTGGTAACTAAACAAAATAGAATTTTAAGTTTAGAGAGCGACAGAGCGTTATCCGAAAGTAAATATGAACTAACCATAGAGCAAGCTAAACGACAAAAACTTATAATTTATTCGCTTATAGGCGGTGTTTTATTGTTATTACTTGGAGCGCTTTTAATGTTTAAGTATATAAAACAGCAACGATTAGCAAATAACTTGTTAGCACTAAAAAGTTTGCGCAGTCAAATGAATCCACATTTTATATTTAATGCGCTAAATTCTGTAAATAGTTTTATTGCTTCAAATGATGAACGTACAGCCAATAAATATCTTACCGATTTTTCATTGCTAATGCGTGCCGTTTTAGAGAATAGTGAAGAAGATTTTATTCCTCTTGAAAAAGAAATCGAATTGTTAGAATTATACACCAAATTAGAACATTTCAGATTTCAAGATAAGTTTGATTATAGTATCAATATTGATGAAAACATTCATGTTCAGGATTTTGTAATACCTCCAATGCTGTTACAACCATATATTGAAAATGCTGTGTGGCATGGGTTACGTTATAAAAAATCAAAAGGACATTTAGAGGTTGAGGTTGCTCAAACTAAATCAGACGAAATAAAAATCACTATCATAGATGATGGTATTGGACGACAAAAATCAAAAGCTTTAAAAACGAAGCACCAGCAAAAACAAAACTCGAAAGGGATGGGTAATATTAAAAAGCGCGTCTCTATTTTAAACGAGATGTATAAAGATAGAGTAGATGTATTTGTCGATGATTTTAAGGATGAAGAAGATGCAGGAACTAAAGTTGTAGTAACATTAAAAAAGGATTGA
- a CDS encoding DUF4349 domain-containing protein yields the protein MKQTFKKRLKKGVFYLILLFIILFVFRIIYGYTEYPNNNIQESDLFFQEITSTRVNYASKKYKINTVSNNAPAVIDVDQKYEKIATVNTKSSEFEREKEILDKEIKRQGAIIQFEQNSGNKGYRRLQLLIGVQPEKFESLYDSLSKIGKVQSKEITKKDKTNEYKQLNAKKESLLKIRTSLIELKSKGGKIEEYINLENRILSIEEELQGLGVQLGNYDEENEFCTIKFSLIEGTENKIGLMHRIKVALGWTVSTYLQLIVILFFIAGFVYLALLILDKLNLFNSIIKNLKD from the coding sequence ATGAAACAAACATTCAAAAAAAGATTGAAAAAAGGAGTCTTCTATTTAATACTATTGTTCATAATTCTATTCGTATTTAGAATAATATATGGCTACACTGAATATCCTAATAATAATATTCAAGAAAGTGATTTGTTTTTTCAAGAGATTACAAGTACTAGAGTCAATTATGCTTCAAAAAAGTATAAAATTAATACGGTTTCAAACAACGCTCCGGCAGTTATTGATGTAGATCAGAAGTATGAAAAAATTGCTACAGTAAATACTAAATCTTCTGAATTTGAAAGAGAAAAAGAAATATTGGATAAAGAAATTAAGAGACAAGGAGCCATTATTCAATTTGAGCAAAATAGTGGTAACAAAGGATATAGAAGGCTACAGTTATTAATTGGTGTACAACCGGAGAAATTTGAGTCTTTATATGATTCGCTTTCAAAAATTGGAAAAGTTCAATCTAAAGAAATTACGAAAAAAGATAAAACGAACGAATACAAACAACTTAATGCTAAAAAGGAATCACTTTTAAAAATTAGAACGTCCTTAATTGAATTAAAGTCTAAGGGAGGTAAAATAGAAGAATATATAAATTTAGAGAATAGGATATTAAGCATTGAGGAAGAACTGCAAGGTTTGGGGGTACAATTAGGAAATTATGACGAAGAAAATGAATTTTGCACCATTAAATTTTCATTAATAGAGGGTACAGAAAATAAAATAGGTTTGATGCATCGTATAAAAGTGGCTCTAGGTTGGACCGTTTCAACTTATTTGCAGTTAATAGTCATTTTATTTTTTATAGCAGGTTTTGTCTATTTAGCTTTGTTGATTTTGGATAAATTAAATTTATTCAATAGTATTATTAAAAATTTAAAAGATTAA